The following is a genomic window from Coprobacter tertius.
CATTCAGAGGAAAATCCCATAAAGCAGAGTTTAGCATTTTCTTCAGCTTGATTTAACTGAATAATGCTTCCGGGCAGAAGCGAGATCAGATTGCCGGCTTTAATTTTGTAATCGATCAGGTTAATAGAGGCTTTGATAGATCCATCGATACACAATGCAAATATACCGGCTTTTAATTTACAGGATTGTTTGTATAGATTCAGTATATCTTCTGAAATATCTGTCCAAGCTATAAATTGTTCCGGAAGATCGATATGTGGATATATTATTGCCATGAGCGTAATTTTATTTTAGATATCAAAAATAATAGATTAAATCTGTTTTGTGATCTTTCATCTTAAATATAGAACATATAATCCCAAATTTGGAACGTAAAAAGTTGAATCGATCCACTGAAATTGATCGAAAACGTTTGTAAGTCTTAAAAAAAACTCTATATTTATCAGAAAAACAACTGCTATGGATACAGAATCTGAAATTATTACGTATAAAACTTATGATACTCCTTTTGCTGCGTATGAAGCAAAAAATATTCTTGAGGCGAATGGGGTACCGGCTTTTGTTACAAATGAAAATATGGCAACTCTATATCCTATTTTTAACGAGGATATCAGTGGCGTACGGTTACAAATATTTGAGAAAGACAAGGCTTTGGCTGATAAAATTTTTAATTCACCTTCTATAGAACCGATAGATGGACAAGAATAGATATAAATGAATGATAGCTTGTATTTTTAAATTTTGACAGTTAAGTTTAAAAAGAAAAAGGTTGTCATCTCGACAACCCAATTTTCTAATTAACCTTAAATCTAATACCATGAAAAAACGTATTACAAATATAGCCGTTTTTTGTTGGTTTTACAAGGTTTCTATTAAAAAATAGGGGTTAATTAAGTATTGTTAGTTAAAAACATGGGTTAAATTAACAATTATAGGCGACTATCTATTCGGATAATGTTTTCGACTATAAATAGCCTGCGGATATCGATTTTGCGGATTTCGATATCATCGTATTCTTTATTTTCACTTCTTAATATTATCATATCGGTATTTTCATGTCGTCTAAGGTATTTGACCATACGGTAATCATCAAGGATAACGACATAAATTTGTCCCCAAAAAATAAGATCGAAATTGGTTATTTCCCGTATGGCGATAAGATCATTATTGCAAATAACAGGTTCCATACTATTACCACTAACGTTTACTACTTTGGTGCGATTACTGATAAGCGGTATATCGATGCTCCCGATAAGTGAATCTCTCGAAAAAGCCAATTCTCTTCCAGTAGGCCCGGCAGTGACATCTATGTCATAAACGGGAGCACCTCTTTGTTGTAATTCTCCTATAGCCTTGCCGGATACAGTTACGACATTATTCTCGGAAAATGAAGATTGAAACATATTTCCTACGCCTTCGAGCAGCCAGTCTTTTGAGACATCGAGACTAACCAGAATTTTATTAATGAGTACGTTGCCAATTGGTAATTTACCATTCATGTGTTTCGAAAAATTCGAACGATCGGTTTTGATACGATCAGCAAACTCATTTTGAGAAACACCTAATTCTCGTATTAAATCTTTAATTCTCTGTATG
Proteins encoded in this region:
- a CDS encoding XRE family transcriptional regulator, with the translated sequence MNNEVIIQRIKDLIRELGVSQNEFADRIKTDRSNFSKHMNGKLPIGNVLINKILVSLDVSKDWLLEGVGNMFQSSFSENNVVTVSGKAIGELQQRGAPVYDIDVTAGPTGRELAFSRDSLIGSIDIPLISNRTKVVNVSGNSMEPVICNNDLIAIREITNFDLIFWGQIYVVILDDYRMVKYLRRHENTDMIILRSENKEYDDIEIRKIDIRRLFIVENIIRIDSRL
- a CDS encoding DUF2007 domain-containing protein; this translates as MDTESEIITYKTYDTPFAAYEAKNILEANGVPAFVTNENMATLYPIFNEDISGVRLQIFEKDKALADKIFNSPSIEPIDGQE